One part of the Prochlorococcus marinus str. MIT 9313 genome encodes these proteins:
- a CDS encoding esterase/lipase family protein, with translation MQSVDPNQPVLILGGFLITDEAYASLASWIQNNQGSIVKVVPSSKFDWLLTSWAIGWRRLLDRVDAIVQDLQSRSHTGKVTLIGHSSGGVMLRLYLGEHPFSGRVYSGYKSCNRLITLGSPHQAVRATPLRSQVNTLYPACFYSDHVDYFSTAGRLSLESQNASQFARYTAANSYRSISDDPLLEGDGLVPVSSAILNQSRNLVLNDTAHGGLFGATWYGSIERIEQWWPSAMGYA, from the coding sequence ATGCAATCTGTTGATCCTAATCAACCTGTTTTAATCCTAGGTGGTTTCTTGATCACAGATGAGGCCTATGCCTCTTTGGCTAGCTGGATTCAGAACAATCAAGGTTCGATTGTAAAGGTCGTACCTTCTTCTAAATTTGACTGGCTACTCACTTCATGGGCCATTGGTTGGCGCAGACTCCTTGATCGAGTGGATGCAATTGTTCAAGACCTTCAGTCTCGATCCCATACAGGAAAGGTGACACTTATAGGCCATAGTTCGGGTGGTGTCATGCTTCGCCTTTATCTCGGTGAACATCCCTTTTCTGGTCGTGTTTATAGTGGATATAAATCGTGCAATCGACTCATAACACTAGGTAGTCCGCATCAAGCTGTTCGTGCCACCCCTCTGCGGTCCCAGGTTAACACTCTCTATCCAGCTTGTTTTTATTCTGATCATGTAGATTATTTTTCTACTGCTGGTCGATTATCACTCGAAAGTCAAAATGCCAGCCAGTTTGCCAGGTATACCGCAGCTAACTCCTATCGCAGCATCTCAGATGATCCTCTATTAGAGGGAGACGGCTTAGTCCCTGTCAGCTCCGCAATTCTTAATCAATCTCGAAATCTTGTTCTCAATGACACAGCCCACGGAGGCCTCTTTGGCGCTACTTGGTATGGCTCAATAGAGCGAATAGAACAATGGTGGCCTTCCGCTATGGGATATGCCTAA
- the nadA gene encoding quinolinate synthase NadA yields MTAVCTAKTVSPVPSTRKELKGAIAELRKKLNAVILAHYYQDPEIQDIADFIGDSLELSRRAASTNADVIVFCGVHFMAETAKILSPEKIVLLPDLEAGCSLADDCPADEFAAFRDKHPDHIVVSYINCTAAVKAQSDLICTSSNAVELVNQLPKDQPILFAPDQNLGRWVQKQSGRKLTIWPGRCMVHETFSEEALLKLKIMHPEAKVIAHPECLENLLELADYIGSTSKLLEFTEISSCTKFIVLTEPGILHQMKLKNPKKEFMDVPGIDGCSCNECPYMRLNTLEKLWSCLSTMKPSIEIEEGVRQKAFIPIQRMLNMKETQEASEH; encoded by the coding sequence ATGACCGCTGTTTGCACCGCCAAGACGGTCTCTCCAGTGCCATCAACTAGGAAAGAATTAAAGGGTGCCATTGCTGAACTACGCAAAAAACTCAATGCCGTGATCCTGGCTCACTACTACCAGGATCCAGAGATCCAAGACATCGCAGATTTCATTGGGGACTCCCTGGAACTATCACGTAGAGCTGCTAGCACAAATGCTGATGTAATCGTGTTCTGCGGGGTTCACTTCATGGCTGAAACAGCAAAGATTCTCAGCCCGGAAAAAATTGTATTGCTACCAGATCTCGAAGCGGGGTGCTCCCTTGCTGATGACTGCCCAGCCGATGAGTTTGCTGCTTTCAGAGACAAGCACCCAGACCACATTGTGGTGAGCTATATCAACTGCACAGCTGCTGTTAAGGCCCAAAGCGATCTGATCTGTACAAGTAGCAACGCTGTAGAACTTGTAAATCAATTACCGAAGGATCAACCAATCCTTTTTGCTCCAGATCAAAACTTGGGCAGATGGGTTCAAAAGCAGAGCGGCAGAAAACTGACGATCTGGCCTGGACGCTGCATGGTGCATGAAACATTCAGCGAAGAAGCTCTACTGAAATTAAAAATCATGCACCCCGAGGCAAAGGTAATAGCCCATCCGGAGTGCCTAGAAAATTTACTAGAGTTGGCGGATTATATTGGCTCAACGAGCAAATTACTTGAATTTACCGAGATAAGTTCATGCACAAAATTTATCGTACTAACAGAGCCAGGAATCCTACACCAGATGAAATTGAAGAACCCAAAAAAAGAATTTATGGATGTTCCAGGTATTGACGGATGTAGTTGCAATGAATGCCCATATATGCGATTGAATACATTAGAAAAGCTATGGAGCTGCTTAAGCACAATGAAGCCATCAATAGAAATCGAAGAGGGGGTACGTCAAAAGGCTTTTATTCCTATTCAACGAATGCTAAACATGAAAGAAACACAGGAGGCTAGTGAACATTAA